A genomic stretch from Empedobacter stercoris includes:
- a CDS encoding YncE family protein, whose product MRYFKQLFVCLLTATTFYACQQDTYLIESEEDGVTTPEETDVAGFYLLNEGKMGSNMATIDYMDFKTGVYNRNIYASANPEVVKELGDVGNDIKIYGNKLYAVINVSNFIEVMDVKTAKHLGTIPLENGRYITFANGKAYATSYAGPVTLDPKAPLGKVVEIDTINLSVTRQVTVGYQPDELEVVGNNLYVANSGGYRVPDYDRTISVIDLSTFKETKKIDVEVNLHRIKKDADGDLYVTSRGNYKDISSNLFVIDSKTHQIKKKFDIPVSNFTIDDDKLYYYSNEFSYTTFEYTKSYGVIDTKTEQVINNTLVNDPVINTIETPYGIAINPKTKDIFITDVGNYVSMGYVYCFDKNGVFKWKTGAGNIPAHFAFVYK is encoded by the coding sequence ATGAGATATTTTAAACAATTATTCGTCTGTTTATTAACAGCAACCACTTTTTATGCATGTCAGCAAGATACGTATTTAATCGAAAGTGAAGAAGATGGTGTAACAACTCCAGAAGAAACAGATGTCGCTGGATTTTATTTACTGAACGAAGGAAAGATGGGAAGCAATATGGCGACAATAGATTATATGGATTTTAAAACAGGCGTGTATAATCGAAACATTTATGCTTCAGCAAACCCTGAAGTAGTAAAAGAATTGGGCGATGTTGGAAATGATATTAAGATTTATGGTAACAAGCTATATGCGGTAATCAATGTGTCCAATTTTATCGAAGTAATGGATGTTAAAACTGCGAAGCATTTAGGAACAATTCCTTTAGAGAATGGGCGATACATCACATTTGCAAATGGAAAGGCGTATGCTACTTCGTATGCAGGTCCAGTCACGCTTGACCCGAAAGCGCCTTTAGGAAAAGTAGTAGAGATTGATACGATTAATTTATCCGTTACGCGTCAAGTGACTGTTGGGTATCAACCAGATGAATTGGAAGTGGTTGGAAATAATTTATATGTTGCAAATTCTGGTGGGTATAGAGTTCCAGATTATGATAGAACTATTTCGGTGATTGACTTGTCAACATTTAAAGAAACGAAAAAAATAGATGTTGAAGTGAATCTTCATCGTATCAAAAAAGATGCTGATGGCGATTTGTATGTCACTTCTCGTGGTAATTATAAAGATATTTCATCTAATCTTTTTGTAATTGATAGTAAGACACATCAAATCAAAAAGAAATTTGATATTCCAGTTTCTAACTTTACGATTGATGATGACAAGCTGTATTATTATTCGAATGAATTTAGCTATACAACTTTCGAATACACCAAATCTTATGGTGTAATTGATACCAAAACAGAACAAGTTATCAACAATACATTGGTGAATGATCCTGTGATTAACACTATCGAAACACCTTATGGAATCGCCATAAATCCAAAGACAAAAGACATTTTTATTACCGATGTTGGAAACTATGTTTCGATGGGTTATGTGTATTGTTTTGATAAAAATGGAGTCTTTAAATGGAAAACTGGAGCCGGAAATATTCCCGCTCATTTTGCTTTTGTTTACAAATAA
- a CDS encoding TonB-dependent receptor: MRNLKTIIYCCSLILLSCNIAYAQIFRDSILELQQVDISTTNTKTVVPVQELKGEQLQALNSHSVADAVRFFSGVQIKDYGGVGGLKTIDVRGMGSQHVGVFYDGIQLGNAQNGIIDLGKFSLDDMEVISLYIGQKSNIFQSAKDYASANAIYLETKKPVFRDNKSTNITLRYKLGSIQLINPSTRIEQKISDRLSAVLSAEYIKTNGVYKFRYQRKNMDGSTAYDTVLRRRDGQVDAKRVELGLFGKGNQCNWNVKGYLFDSDRGIPAAIVRGRFDGRGQTLVDKNYFVQGKFEKRFNNFQSKINAKFAYDFTHFTDTVSTVKNENKYIQREFYVSWANLYSISDKWDVNVATDYQFNNLDADLKEFSYPTRHTNLIAFASTYRMNRLSLQGSLLGTFVKESVEKNTSAQDKTIWTPTIIANYQPFKSHDFNIRAFYKRIFRMPTFNDLYYTSIGYANLRPEFSTQYNVGFTYSKSFHRFFKNISIQADAYYNEVTDKIVAVPSGSLFRFTMMNLGQTRMKGLDIKLRSTFSFGEIEFSPMLNYGFLEALDYSSPTKSYYKNQIPYTAKHSGSFVLGASYKTWNFNYSFIYVGERYNVHQDNNKYNRLNPWFTNDLGVHKEFKLNQNSFKISFELNNVLNQQYDVIYNYPMPGRQFKFILSANL; encoded by the coding sequence ATGAGAAATCTAAAAACTATAATTTATTGTTGCAGCTTGATTTTACTTTCATGTAATATTGCCTATGCGCAAATTTTTCGTGATAGTATATTAGAGCTTCAACAGGTTGATATTTCAACGACAAATACTAAAACTGTAGTTCCTGTTCAAGAATTAAAGGGAGAGCAATTACAGGCTTTGAATAGCCATTCTGTTGCCGACGCTGTTCGTTTCTTTTCTGGTGTACAAATCAAAGATTACGGTGGGGTAGGTGGATTGAAAACAATTGATGTTCGTGGAATGGGCTCTCAGCATGTTGGAGTGTTTTATGATGGTATTCAATTGGGAAATGCGCAGAACGGAATTATAGATTTAGGAAAATTTTCGTTGGACGATATGGAAGTTATTTCGTTATACATTGGTCAAAAAAGTAATATTTTTCAATCAGCAAAAGATTATGCGTCAGCTAATGCAATTTATTTAGAAACTAAGAAGCCTGTTTTTAGAGATAACAAAAGTACTAATATTACACTTCGATATAAATTAGGCTCTATTCAATTAATTAACCCTTCAACACGAATTGAACAAAAGATTTCTGATCGTTTATCAGCAGTTTTAAGCGCTGAATATATCAAAACGAATGGAGTGTATAAATTTCGTTATCAACGAAAAAATATGGACGGTTCTACAGCATATGATACAGTTTTGAGACGTCGAGATGGGCAAGTTGACGCGAAACGTGTTGAATTGGGATTATTCGGAAAAGGAAATCAATGCAATTGGAATGTAAAAGGTTATTTGTTTGATTCGGATCGGGGAATACCAGCAGCAATTGTAAGAGGTCGATTTGATGGGCGCGGACAAACATTAGTTGATAAAAATTATTTTGTTCAGGGAAAATTCGAAAAACGTTTCAATAATTTTCAGTCGAAGATTAATGCAAAGTTTGCATACGATTTTACACATTTTACAGATACCGTTTCTACCGTAAAAAATGAAAATAAATACATTCAACGGGAGTTTTATGTTTCGTGGGCAAATCTATATTCTATTAGCGATAAGTGGGATGTGAACGTTGCAACTGACTATCAGTTTAACAATTTAGATGCTGATTTAAAAGAATTTTCATATCCAACTCGTCACACAAATTTGATTGCTTTTGCTTCAACTTATCGTATGAATCGTTTGAGTTTACAAGGAAGTTTATTGGGAACTTTTGTGAAAGAATCGGTCGAAAAAAATACAAGCGCACAAGATAAAACTATTTGGACACCAACGATTATTGCAAATTACCAACCATTCAAATCACACGATTTTAACATTAGAGCATTTTATAAGCGAATTTTTAGAATGCCAACGTTCAACGATTTATATTACACGAGTATTGGTTATGCTAATCTTCGACCAGAATTTTCTACACAATATAATGTGGGATTTACCTATTCTAAATCATTTCATCGTTTCTTCAAAAATATTTCCATTCAAGCTGATGCTTACTACAACGAAGTTACCGATAAAATTGTAGCTGTTCCTTCGGGCAGTTTGTTTCGATTTACAATGATGAATCTTGGTCAAACAAGGATGAAAGGATTGGATATTAAACTGCGATCAACATTTAGTTTTGGTGAGATAGAGTTTTCGCCAATGTTGAACTATGGTTTTTTAGAAGCGTTAGATTATTCAAGTCCTACAAAAAGTTACTACAAAAATCAAATTCCATATACAGCCAAGCATAGCGGATCCTTTGTTTTAGGCGCTTCATACAAAACGTGGAATTTCAATTACAGTTTTATTTATGTGGGCGAACGATACAATGTGCATCAAGATAATAATAAATATAATCGACTTAATCCTTGGTTTACAAATGATTTGGGCGTGCATAAAGAATTTAAATTAAATCAAAATTCGTTCAAAATTTCTTTTGAATTAAACAATGTCTTGAATCAACAATACGATGTGATTTACAATTATCCAATGCCAGGGAGGCAATTCAAATTTATATTAAGCGCAAATTTATGA
- a CDS encoding PKD-like domain-containing protein: MKNKSILLYSIISLGVVGIYSCSDDESIDTSLYDVALKSEYEVTRFKNLNIEANTQGFDNATYTWKIGDSIISTTEKLDFIPLKSGDYKLKLIVKNNLKKDSAVSNLKVKDVLESKYSFDRLKLYDIKPDLDDETFNSYTWKQNGEVIGSLKDLQYISDIEGEYNLTLELKGKYNVDVSTKIKVNKETSIYSKYIAQVFDYLPSVGQFVNKLPAYVEGDTQVEMTAKAGKELIGKEGGMITLGGFGGYVVFGFDHTIMNHANKRDFKVLGNGFAGSSEPGIIMVAYDKNKNGKPDEDEWYEIAGSEYQNPNTIKNYSIVFQKPTVEDVIPNPEYIKWTDNQGNSGFKTKNIYHKQSYYPLWYKQNELKFSGTLLPNNYTENNGIWTGKQYAYGYADNAQNDSEDSNIDIDWAVDKNGNPVKLMGIDFIKIYTGTNQEAGWLGEISTEVTGAYDLHL; this comes from the coding sequence ATGAAAAATAAATCTATATTACTTTATTCAATTATTTCTTTGGGAGTAGTTGGAATTTACAGTTGTTCAGATGATGAATCAATTGATACTTCTTTATATGATGTTGCATTAAAAAGCGAGTATGAAGTTACTCGATTTAAGAATCTAAATATAGAAGCGAATACTCAAGGATTTGATAACGCAACTTATACTTGGAAAATAGGAGATTCAATTATTTCTACAACAGAAAAATTGGACTTTATTCCATTGAAATCTGGAGATTATAAATTAAAATTAATTGTTAAGAATAATTTAAAAAAGGATTCAGCAGTTTCAAATTTAAAAGTTAAAGATGTTTTAGAAAGTAAATACTCTTTTGATCGATTAAAGCTATATGATATTAAACCAGATTTAGATGATGAAACATTTAACTCATATACATGGAAACAAAATGGAGAAGTAATTGGAAGTTTAAAAGACTTACAATACATATCAGATATAGAAGGAGAATATAATTTAACATTAGAATTAAAAGGAAAATATAATGTAGACGTTTCTACGAAAATTAAGGTAAACAAAGAAACGTCTATTTATAGTAAATACATCGCACAAGTTTTTGATTATTTGCCATCAGTGGGACAGTTTGTGAATAAACTTCCAGCATATGTAGAAGGGGATACACAAGTTGAAATGACGGCTAAAGCAGGAAAAGAGTTAATTGGCAAAGAAGGCGGAATGATCACATTAGGTGGATTTGGTGGTTATGTCGTTTTTGGTTTTGATCATACAATTATGAATCACGCGAATAAACGCGATTTCAAAGTTTTAGGAAATGGATTTGCCGGATCATCTGAGCCAGGAATTATCATGGTTGCCTATGATAAAAATAAAAATGGTAAACCTGACGAAGATGAATGGTACGAAATCGCAGGAAGCGAATATCAAAATCCAAACACAATCAAAAATTATTCGATTGTTTTTCAAAAACCAACTGTTGAAGATGTAATTCCAAATCCTGAATATATAAAATGGACCGATAATCAAGGGAATTCAGGGTTTAAAACCAAGAATATTTACCATAAGCAATCGTATTATCCATTATGGTATAAGCAAAATGAACTGAAATTTTCAGGAACACTTTTACCTAATAATTATACCGAAAACAATGGAATTTGGACAGGAAAACAATATGCATATGGTTATGCAGATAATGCTCAAAATGATTCGGAGGATTCAAACATTGACATTGATTGGGCTGTCGATAAAAATGGAAACCCTGTCAAATTAATGGGA